From Halobacillus sp. Marseille-Q1614, the proteins below share one genomic window:
- a CDS encoding TIGR00341 family protein: MSLLVKGHFNNKERLIGGNLMSLQLVEVHVPPSHLKEFQKQLKKFTFQTYWVEKEIDGRTLYRILLKTDNVEEILNDLEEVSNIVDGFETLLLPVRAYFSKGSKEKQKEEEKAKLQRASRHELLTAVKKNSKISWNYSLLIILSAIVATVGFIKDSEAVVIGAMVIAPMIGPVIAIAFTSVLGDYKLLSKSAVTSIAGVAAVVLISIIFAAFTQLELKTDQYVSRTKVEVMDIILGIASGSAGALAFLNRLSGNLVGVMVAVALLPPSVALGLSLGNGDWMAAYGAFLLVTVNIMSILLAAVIIFSITGIRPVLWKEVQKANVSRPLSITFVLTIIGILAVLIIISGGRFTL, from the coding sequence ATGAGCTTATTAGTAAAAGGGCATTTTAATAATAAAGAACGTCTGATCGGAGGCAATCTAATGAGTCTGCAATTAGTAGAGGTTCACGTACCGCCTTCACACCTAAAGGAATTTCAGAAACAATTAAAAAAGTTTACCTTCCAAACCTACTGGGTGGAAAAGGAAATCGACGGCAGAACCTTGTATCGCATCTTGCTTAAAACAGACAATGTAGAAGAAATTCTTAACGATTTAGAAGAAGTATCAAACATTGTGGATGGTTTTGAGACACTACTTCTGCCTGTTCGTGCCTACTTCTCAAAAGGTTCAAAGGAGAAGCAGAAAGAAGAAGAGAAAGCAAAGCTTCAAAGAGCCAGCCGACATGAGTTATTAACTGCGGTAAAAAAGAATAGTAAGATATCCTGGAATTATTCGCTCTTAATAATTTTATCAGCGATTGTGGCAACGGTTGGGTTTATAAAAGATAGTGAGGCAGTGGTTATTGGAGCTATGGTGATTGCTCCCATGATTGGACCTGTTATCGCAATTGCTTTTACTTCGGTACTGGGAGACTATAAACTTCTGAGCAAGTCGGCTGTTACTTCTATTGCCGGTGTAGCGGCAGTGGTCTTAATATCCATCATTTTTGCTGCTTTTACACAGTTAGAACTTAAAACCGACCAGTATGTAAGCCGGACAAAAGTAGAAGTGATGGATATTATTCTAGGGATTGCTTCTGGTTCGGCTGGAGCTCTAGCTTTTTTAAATCGGCTATCAGGAAACCTCGTAGGAGTGATGGTAGCAGTAGCATTACTTCCTCCAAGTGTAGCTCTGGGCCTATCATTAGGAAATGGGGATTGGATGGCTGCATATGGAGCTTTTTTGCTGGTGACGGTTAATATAATGTCGATTCTTTTAGCTGCTGTAATTATTTTTTCTATTACAGGCATTCGCCCGGTTTTGTGGAAAGAAGTTCAAAAAGCCAATGTGTCCCGCCCTTTATCCATTACTTTTGTGTTAACGATTATTGGTATATTAGCGGTCTTAATCATAATTAGCGGAGGCCGGTTTACTTTGTGA
- a CDS encoding Ger(x)C family spore germination protein, producing the protein MHKLSIVLAAIGILFLMAGCTDVQSIEDRAIVQISGYDYKDEENIVGTVAIPQYGMEESRNLEELTLSVEAGSLNEFDSKIERESSKPLSMGKLTVTLFNKELTAKNTMKDFMDVLSRDPRIGRNIYLAIAEDSAKEMIEGKYSQNVTTARYIKGLIENNAKRNFPETNLHHYLYAYYGEGLDGFLPVLSRENGHILYSGIAVLKKGKLVQIIPESEALTFKILREKVREGRENIEYKNGKVGIQVTNSDVKYKLEGSSADPQFTVNVNMDAFINEMKKLDIDSNKTPKLVHDVEKKFEEHFEEKMNKLILEFKENRTDPLGLGSIYQNRTRKANMEKWNENYASVPVKVNVNIELTGTGISY; encoded by the coding sequence ATGCATAAGCTGTCTATCGTTCTAGCGGCAATTGGAATCCTGTTTCTAATGGCAGGCTGTACGGACGTCCAAAGTATAGAAGATCGCGCTATTGTACAAATATCTGGCTATGATTATAAAGATGAAGAGAACATCGTGGGTACAGTGGCGATCCCTCAGTATGGAATGGAGGAAAGCCGAAATCTTGAAGAGCTTACGCTGTCTGTAGAAGCTGGTTCTTTAAATGAGTTTGATTCTAAAATAGAAAGGGAGTCATCTAAACCTCTTTCTATGGGGAAGTTGACGGTTACTTTATTTAATAAAGAATTAACTGCTAAAAACACTATGAAAGATTTTATGGATGTTTTAAGCAGAGATCCAAGAATCGGAAGGAATATATATTTGGCCATAGCAGAAGACAGTGCTAAAGAAATGATAGAAGGGAAGTACAGTCAAAATGTAACAACAGCCAGATACATTAAAGGATTAATTGAGAACAATGCAAAGCGTAATTTCCCAGAGACAAATTTGCACCATTATCTTTATGCTTATTATGGGGAAGGTCTTGATGGGTTTCTCCCTGTTCTCTCTAGGGAAAATGGTCATATCCTTTATTCAGGCATCGCTGTACTTAAAAAAGGAAAGCTTGTTCAAATTATACCGGAATCTGAGGCTTTAACCTTTAAGATTTTAAGAGAAAAGGTTAGAGAAGGCCGGGAAAATATTGAATATAAAAATGGTAAAGTAGGAATTCAAGTTACTAATTCAGATGTTAAATATAAATTAGAAGGCAGTTCCGCAGATCCCCAGTTTACCGTTAATGTTAATATGGACGCATTTATAAATGAAATGAAAAAGCTTGACATTGACAGTAATAAAACCCCCAAATTAGTACACGATGTAGAAAAGAAATTTGAAGAACACTTTGAAGAAAAAATGAACAAGCTTATATTGGAATTTAAAGAAAATAGGACAGACCCCTTAGGGCTCGGATCGATTTATCAAAACCGTACAAGAAAAGCGAACATGGAAAAATGGAATGAAAATTACGCAAGCGTGCCTGTTAAGGTCAATGTAAATATCGAATTGACAGGAACAGGAATATCTTATTAA
- a CDS encoding GerAB/ArcD/ProY family transporter gives MNKIARTKAKLPVSENFLITPMFVFFIIHAMQVGVGILGFESYIARFSGFDSWISILIAGGFTQILLWMIYQLLQDSEGDIVSIHRIVFGKYVGSFLSLFFSLYFLLLGLTVLRTFIEVIQVWVFPSLRIEIFALIFILLVYYLVVGGFRLVTGMCLISTILTLPLLLLKFFPIEVGVTDYLFPVIDHSILDLLKSAKASVLGFLGIELLLIFYPFIKKPEESKKWAHFAVFYTVLIYLATALVSFLYYSEEQLKHITWGTISLWKIVHFPFIERFEYIGIALWVYVIVPNICLALWGASRIPKRMFATSQKAFILAFCFLLYMSTLYIDNREGVEKLNDIANAVGFYVLLYIPVLFLLMKTVGKWRKRRNA, from the coding sequence ATGAATAAAATTGCTAGAACAAAGGCGAAGCTGCCTGTTTCTGAAAATTTTCTCATCACCCCGATGTTTGTATTCTTTATTATCCATGCTATGCAAGTCGGTGTGGGTATACTTGGTTTTGAATCTTATATCGCCCGGTTTTCAGGGTTTGATTCTTGGATCTCGATATTAATTGCAGGAGGGTTCACCCAGATCCTGCTATGGATGATTTATCAGCTTTTACAGGATAGTGAGGGGGACATTGTTTCTATTCACCGAATAGTCTTCGGTAAATATGTTGGCTCTTTTCTTAGTTTATTTTTTAGTCTTTACTTTTTGCTGCTTGGTTTAACTGTATTAAGAACATTTATAGAAGTGATTCAAGTATGGGTGTTTCCCAGCCTTCGAATAGAAATTTTTGCTTTAATATTTATCCTGCTCGTCTATTATTTAGTAGTTGGCGGGTTTCGATTGGTAACAGGTATGTGTTTAATCAGCACAATATTGACGCTTCCTTTACTCTTGCTGAAGTTTTTTCCTATCGAAGTGGGAGTTACTGATTATCTTTTTCCTGTTATTGATCACAGTATTTTAGATTTACTAAAATCGGCGAAAGCGTCTGTATTAGGGTTTTTGGGGATAGAACTGCTTTTAATTTTTTATCCATTCATTAAAAAACCAGAGGAATCCAAGAAATGGGCCCATTTTGCTGTTTTTTATACAGTGCTCATATATTTAGCAACAGCACTCGTCTCTTTTCTTTATTACAGTGAGGAGCAGTTAAAGCATATCACATGGGGAACGATTTCTTTATGGAAAATTGTCCATTTTCCATTTATAGAACGTTTCGAGTATATAGGTATTGCATTATGGGTTTATGTCATTGTTCCTAATATTTGTCTTGCTTTATGGGGGGCCAGCCGCATACCTAAGAGAATGTTTGCGACAAGTCAGAAAGCGTTTATTTTGGCTTTTTGTTTTCTCCTATATATGTCCACCTTGTATATTGATAACCGGGAGGGTGTTGAGAAATTAAACGACATCGCAAATGCAGTTGGTTTTTATGTGCTTCTTTATATTCCTGTGCTATTTCTGCTTATGAAAACCGTTGGGAAATGGAGGAAGAGGAGAAATGCATAA
- a CDS encoding spore germination protein, whose translation MWKKKKTQKREEYIKQEESRAEENLQELFFAMKKSSDFKTYKVGSSNYQISYINTLIDHQLLNHSILPILKSNKLFTLEEAKDYIPVQQLSITDDVKEIRRKIMTGHIVVQTDESNEQVLVIFAGRTEGRDVSIPEVEFSVVGPKEAFVESIDQNTRLIRKRLPLPQLTLKELKVGKMTQTRIGIIFLEEIASQENVDTVIQRIEDIQYDQIIDSSFITQIISDNSHSPFPQLLDTERPDRVVEGLVEGKIGIIVDGSPHVLTCPTTIVEFFSASDDYFLPWHLATVFRLIRLFAVLFSVLSTPLYVAILTYHHEMIPEELMTTIVASRADIPFPPILEVIILEIAIELLREAGARLPTKIGQTIGIVGGIVIGTAAVDAGLTSNVLLIIVALAALASFTTPVYQIGNTIRLIRFPFLLGAQLWGLVGIAMVMAFYIGHLIKLKSIGRPFFAPIYPLRFRDLRDAFIRLPFSRQSERPVQTRPQKFKRFNQSQSVEKRDIDE comes from the coding sequence ATGTGGAAGAAGAAAAAAACACAGAAACGTGAGGAATATATTAAGCAAGAAGAATCAAGAGCTGAAGAGAATCTTCAAGAGCTTTTCTTTGCCATGAAAAAATCAAGTGATTTTAAAACGTATAAAGTTGGATCATCTAATTATCAAATTTCTTATATTAATACCCTGATAGACCATCAACTTCTTAACCACTCCATTTTACCTATCCTTAAATCTAATAAACTGTTCACTTTGGAAGAAGCAAAAGATTATATTCCCGTGCAGCAGCTGAGCATTACAGATGATGTAAAAGAAATAAGAAGAAAAATTATGACAGGACATATAGTTGTTCAGACTGATGAATCCAATGAACAAGTGCTGGTAATTTTCGCGGGAAGAACCGAAGGAAGAGATGTGTCCATACCTGAAGTAGAATTCAGTGTCGTTGGTCCAAAAGAAGCGTTCGTTGAATCTATTGACCAAAACACTCGTTTAATTAGAAAAAGGCTTCCCCTGCCTCAGCTTACCCTTAAAGAATTAAAAGTGGGAAAGATGACGCAGACAAGAATAGGCATTATTTTTTTGGAAGAAATTGCGAGTCAAGAGAATGTGGATACTGTAATTCAGAGAATCGAGGATATTCAATATGACCAAATAATAGACAGTTCTTTTATTACACAGATTATCTCCGACAACTCTCATTCTCCTTTTCCGCAGCTTCTTGATACAGAGAGGCCGGACAGGGTAGTGGAAGGTCTGGTGGAGGGTAAAATTGGGATAATTGTGGATGGATCTCCACACGTCCTTACTTGCCCGACGACGATTGTAGAATTTTTCTCTGCATCGGACGATTATTTCCTTCCATGGCATTTAGCTACAGTATTTCGCTTGATTCGATTGTTTGCCGTCCTATTCTCAGTTTTAAGCACTCCTTTATATGTAGCAATTCTCACCTATCATCATGAAATGATACCGGAAGAGCTGATGACAACAATTGTAGCCTCTAGAGCAGATATTCCTTTTCCGCCTATTCTTGAAGTAATTATATTAGAGATTGCCATAGAACTATTAAGGGAAGCCGGAGCCCGTCTGCCGACAAAAATTGGTCAGACCATAGGTATTGTAGGTGGTATTGTAATTGGAACTGCTGCTGTGGATGCCGGCCTAACAAGTAATGTTCTTCTCATAATCGTAGCACTAGCGGCATTAGCTTCCTTTACCACTCCAGTTTATCAAATTGGTAATACGATTCGGTTAATTCGTTTTCCATTTTTACTGGGGGCTCAATTATGGGGGTTAGTGGGCATAGCAATGGTTATGGCTTTTTACATTGGGCATTTAATCAAACTGAAGTCAATCGGACGTCCATTCTTTGCGCCGATCTATCCTTTAAGATTTCGTGACTTAAGAGATGCATTTATTCGGTTACCCTTTAGCAGGCAGTCTGAAAGGCCCGTTCAAACCCGCCCTCAGAAGTTCAAGCGTTTTAATCAATCCCAGTCTGTAGAGAAGAGGGATATCGATGAATAA
- a CDS encoding aldo/keto reductase: MTEIPSIELHNGVKIPQLGLGVYKVEKGAETYQTVSSALEAGYRHIDTASFYDNEKEVGEAIKDSGIRREDLFVTTKVWNDEQGYKATLEAFERSLHKLQLNYVDLYLIHWPVPGFQETWKALEKLYKEGRVRAIGVSNFMQRHLETLLENASIIPMVNQVEFHPELYLSELLHYCNDKQIQLQAWSPLARGSYLDHETLASIGNKYGKTPAQVILRWDIQHGIVTIPKSTHKDRQIENKRIFDFELTQEDMERINRMNKNNRVGSDPNKLY; the protein is encoded by the coding sequence TTGACTGAAATACCTTCAATAGAATTACATAATGGAGTAAAAATCCCTCAGCTGGGATTAGGCGTTTATAAAGTTGAAAAAGGTGCAGAAACTTACCAAACCGTTTCTTCCGCTTTAGAAGCAGGATATCGCCATATTGATACTGCTTCTTTCTACGATAATGAAAAAGAAGTTGGAGAGGCAATTAAGGACAGCGGCATCCGCAGGGAAGACCTGTTTGTAACGACTAAAGTCTGGAATGACGAGCAGGGGTATAAAGCAACATTAGAAGCATTTGAGCGCAGTCTACATAAGCTTCAGCTCAATTATGTCGATCTTTATTTGATTCACTGGCCCGTTCCCGGGTTTCAGGAGACGTGGAAGGCTCTTGAGAAGCTTTATAAAGAAGGCCGGGTAAGAGCGATAGGCGTGAGTAACTTTATGCAGCGCCATCTGGAAACTTTATTAGAGAATGCCTCTATAATTCCTATGGTCAACCAGGTCGAGTTTCATCCGGAGTTATATCTTAGTGAACTGCTACATTACTGTAATGATAAACAGATTCAGCTGCAAGCCTGGTCACCGTTAGCCCGCGGATCCTATCTCGATCACGAAACTTTAGCGTCTATAGGAAATAAATATGGAAAAACCCCGGCTCAGGTGATCCTTCGCTGGGACATTCAGCACGGAATCGTCACGATTCCAAAATCAACCCATAAAGACAGACAAATCGAGAATAAGAGGATATTTGATTTTGAGCTGACGCAGGAAGATATGGAGAGGATTAACCGTATGAATAAAAACAACCGCGTCGGTTCAGACCCTAACAAACTCTATTAA
- a CDS encoding undecaprenyldiphospho-muramoylpentapeptide beta-N-acetylglucosaminyltransferase → MSNKRILFTGGGTAGHVIVNLALIPEFQKQGYEIDYIGSYEGIERNLIEQLDGVNYHGISTGKLRRYMSKENFKDPFKVLKGLYQSLNIIRKRKPQVIFSKGGFVSVPVVAAAKLKKVPAIIHESDYTPGLANKLSFPFAQKVLATFPETMQHLPESKGKYIGAIVREELFEGNRLKGLELCKFNHTKPVILVMGGSTGSKKVNDAVRDNLDALLQEVQIIHICGKGHKDPSVSRPGYVQFEYVSDELKDLLAASNYVISRAGSNAIFEFLALRKPMLLIPLSKQVSRGDQILNANSFVKQGFAHKLEEEELNSESLLREVRRLMDQREELLNNMQKYENKKTKEEVIQIIQQAEK, encoded by the coding sequence TTGAGTAATAAACGAATTTTATTTACAGGAGGCGGAACGGCAGGACACGTAATAGTCAATCTCGCCTTAATTCCTGAATTTCAAAAACAAGGGTATGAAATAGATTATATTGGTTCTTACGAAGGAATTGAAAGAAATTTGATCGAGCAGCTGGACGGAGTGAACTATCACGGGATCTCCACAGGTAAGCTGAGGCGGTATATGTCTAAGGAAAATTTTAAAGATCCTTTTAAGGTGCTGAAGGGACTTTATCAGTCCTTAAATATTATCCGCAAAAGAAAGCCTCAGGTGATTTTTTCAAAAGGAGGGTTCGTTTCCGTGCCGGTCGTGGCAGCGGCTAAGCTGAAAAAAGTGCCGGCTATTATTCACGAATCCGATTATACTCCTGGACTGGCGAACAAGCTATCCTTTCCTTTTGCGCAAAAAGTGCTGGCGACATTTCCGGAGACGATGCAGCATCTTCCGGAATCTAAGGGAAAGTATATCGGCGCAATCGTTCGTGAGGAACTTTTTGAAGGGAATCGCTTAAAGGGACTTGAACTGTGCAAATTTAATCATACTAAGCCTGTTATCCTCGTCATGGGAGGCAGCACGGGGTCTAAAAAGGTGAATGATGCTGTTCGGGATAATTTAGATGCCCTGTTACAAGAAGTACAGATCATTCATATCTGTGGAAAAGGGCATAAGGATCCATCGGTCAGCCGCCCTGGGTATGTACAGTTCGAATACGTCAGTGATGAATTAAAAGATCTCCTGGCTGCAAGCAACTACGTTATCTCACGCGCGGGTTCAAATGCGATTTTTGAGTTTTTAGCGTTAAGAAAACCGATGCTTCTTATCCCGCTGTCAAAGCAAGTGAGCCGCGGGGACCAAATTCTGAATGCCAACTCGTTTGTTAAGCAAGGGTTCGCCCATAAGCTTGAAGAGGAAGAGCTGAATTCAGAGAGTTTATTAAGGGAAGTCCGCCGCTTAATGGATCAGCGTGAGGAACTGTTAAACAACATGCAGAAATATGAAAATAAAAAAACAAAAGAAGAAGTCATTCAGATCATTCAGCAAGCGGAAAAATAA